Proteins co-encoded in one Corylus avellana chromosome ca9, CavTom2PMs-1.0 genomic window:
- the LOC132162095 gene encoding metallothionein-like protein type 2, which yields MGLFRKLVLKSLIEYYRHPRIHQSSVLLHFFPVKKMSCCGGNCGCGSGCKCGSGCGGCKMYPDMGYTEKTTTETLVLGVAPQKAHFEGAEMEVGAENGCKCGSNCTCDPCTCK from the exons ATGGGTCTCTTCAGAAAGCTCGTGCTCAAGAGTCTGATAGAATATTATCGTCACCCTCGAATACATCAATCTTCAGTCCTGCTTCATTTCTTTCCCGTGAAAAAAATGTCGTGCTGTGGAGGAAACTGCGGTTGCGGATCTGGCTGCAAGTGCGGCAGCGGATGTGGAGG ATGCAAGATGTACCCTGACATGGGCTACACAGAGAAGACCACCACCGAGACCCTTGTTCTTGGCGTTGCTCCCCAGAAGGC ACACTTCGAAGGAGCTGAGATGGAGGTGGGAGCCGAGAATGGCTGCAAGTGCGGATCGAACTGCACCTGTGACCCATGCACTTGTAAATGA